A region of the Cricetulus griseus strain 17A/GY chromosome 7, alternate assembly CriGri-PICRH-1.0, whole genome shotgun sequence genome:
acatttttacgggatctttcggttactggcagcgagtaggtaaatgagcggagttctgcctcccagtgggaactttcttttacctgggaatgtccctcattgttctgtttgctCTATCTTTGTGTTCCTCTTGGTTGACAAAgtctgcttgagatgctctgagagttttatttgtttgctggttttcatttttccacatgaatgaggtttgaaacttttctggcaattgagaatgtgcttacggggGTCGCCATCTCAACCacgtgggctaacctgggggcctccatcttggtcataaccaggtgacctagcttaggcctgcccactcagttcaatgacttgcacaggcaagcactgccacctgatatcttgctttttatttcttctttcacttgttgggtgcatttcctgaaggtcaggcatgggatcccgccCCAGGAGTgatgcttttttgctttttcagttcggaccgctgggtcctttttcggtttcgggacagctgtgtccccttcggggccaggcccctggcaactcccacaggCAGACGTGCATcgtagaggagctttttgccagttttccacttgcctcacccatgggaaatgcatagaggaacctttctggtttcatccaacaagcaggtaaacagacaaaagtggCTTGCGGTCCCCGCCGTTTTGGTCATGTTGCCTACCTGTAAGCACACCCAGCTCCAGTGGCCTTTGCCAGAAAACCTGTCTGCcagccagatctttttgctttttattttatttttgtctttttcttcttattttattttttgtctttttcttctttcactggctctgttgttcatggcttgtttactaaatactatGCCTTtgcagggccctctgtttaaatctactctctctctttaattctcctgtctgtttgctacaatgtatggatcagagattacattctggttccccctttactgttatccagtcctgcttgtctctgtacctgtaatttaattttatacctatctagctctatatacaacttaaattaatctgttaagtctcatatttctaaattgctatatatctttaaatgatggtaaacatttaaagtcataaaggtctaatttaactatacttaaaatataagctaagtctatacaacttaaatttaactcatgtatctttaaatgattagaaaagtttaaaatcacaaaggtctatttcaaattaacaaaatatttataccactcagtctatcctgtaagccgtttacaaaggtacagcttttattacaaaaagggatttttctctaactaaagacaAACTTAACTGCTAAGATACTAAACAGatgacagccctcaaatgctcagagatctagagaatatggcatttaaaatgttttgttaaaaagctttttataacagagagataggccagctgctggccccaccccatttcctccgagaagactgatgggcactgaataagcttcatctcgagtcagtgacaatgctagtcactgagcaaccctgcccttcacctcaactactaCAAAGTATTCAAGACCTTGGACAAGAGGACAACGGAATCGACTTTCCCggcgttgcttgggccaacggtaggcgagtcttcccaaagtctgtaatccacaggtcacaagttatcagcaagaaggcaggtgtcctgcagcacactactatggatggaggaccttggggatggctgtccatgcagcctgctggcaagtctctgttattctttaatcattgattcaggtaaaatcttatccttctcaagaactctgatgcttttgatgactggtagtcttgccagcttaaagcaaaacagattccaggaacaggtattttagggtttatctatatgaagataggaaagtctaagatgtatAGAAGTCTGAGAATGTAGCTATGAaggcctgaggataaaaaggcttaaatgatgataaaatgagttgagacattaaaaagaatgaaatatgttctggattattctatttctcatgctactgttcatagtcagttctacaacaccactataggatcataactacaaggtcaagattaagatgcttttcattgtccaaaaaaaaaaaaaactgtctattTCAAAATGGTaatactttcagccaagttgcttctaacatgaatatactgctaatgtgtctaatacttatgtttccacaaactctaaggattcttgtaagttccagggagccgaatcagatccaaacaggtcagattcactccaggtaatattcaacctttccccggtcccaaattcccttcactcatcttgggacacctcgggaacccctccctcatcttacaatcttcccctcaagtgacaggacctaagaaaaaattttttctaaactcaaccttgtcttctgctctgtcaacatcttgccaggtctaagaggcgccagggagttccatacagcctggactacaatgaaacaaccagcttccccaggacgtggcagcaccccaaccttctcgggtcccccaaagatggtcaacgccccccacgtcagcaggaagcagtcttaagaattcgacgcccttattccttaacctgccatgtctaaacaccccacctttttttaataataagtagaggtgggaatgaaaggttcaggcattatgctggcctgcccctgttacctggttgaacaagcaataccctggtcagcccaaggttccatgggaactaagtctgcacgcaggtgcagaggacccctttaaaagataggcccctgcccatttactctctctgtttctctgttcctctgttcctctgtcccgtGCTCTGtgtgctctgtctctctatggcgaccggccatggcggtcagccatttaccctgttcctcttcttagtctccccattctaccgggccttataataaacttctAGTCTTATGTCtatctcagcatttctcttttcttctttttaaacaaaacaataacagtaagTATTAGTAAATTTTCCCTATAGCATTCTGGCTTAAGAGGAGTGAATTTATGTAAATGATTAGACATAATCCCAAACAATCAACCATACTACAATAAAGATTAGTCTTAATATGATGTTTGGACAGGCAAATGAAAACAGAACCAAACTGGGAAGTCACTGGTCAAATTACTTCCATCTGTATGGAAACTTAAGAAACAAGTAATTTGAATGGCACATTCCTTCTTTTCCTGGGTTTGAAGACACTTTAGACTCCCtggtggttaatcttgattgtcaacttgatgggatttacAATCACTATGGAAACCTGTGGTCATGCCAGTGAGGGGTTATTTATGATACGTTAACTGAAGTGGGAATACTCTGCCTCAGTGGGGTTGGTACCACAAACTGACTGGGGTAGtaaactgaataaaaaaagagaaatcaagctgagcagaaggattcctttttttctgtttcttgactaTGAATACAATGTGAGCAAATAACTCAAGCTcttgctgccatgatggactgtaccttcaAACTGTAAACTGAAACACACCCTTCAACCTTGAAGTttcttgtcaagtattttgtcagagaaatgagaaaagtaactaaaacaaacTCAAACTTGATATGTTGGACATTGGATTCTTGAAATGGTGGCAGTGGCTGGAGGTAAAGTGGGTGCCAAGCAAGGGCAATggcctgaatttggatccccagtacccacacaaaTTGTGTGCTGGGACTTGCAAACCTACAATGGGTTTGCAGAGATACTGACCATTTCCAAGAGCTCTCTAGCCATCAAGGCAGTCACTGAGTGTCAGTTTCAGTAAGACCCTATCTCGTAAGCTGGAGCGTGATCAAGGAAGAATGGCAGTGATCTCTAGTACCCTCATGcacatgcatagacatacatgatTATCTTCACGTACATATAtgcaaaaaacacagaaaatggttATATTTACATTGCTTTAATTCCCTCCAGTATGACTACACACTGATAAAAGTTTATTCACCTTTTTGTGGTTTGAAAAGGCTGtttcccaagctggcctccaactcaagatCCATCTGACCCCGCCTCTCACATAACAAGAATAACAGGTAAATGGCACAGTGCTGGActccaattttgtttttaatccatcTCCATTTAACTgcagataaaaaaaaagagggcagaGGGGAGAATAAAGTGATGGTAGAGAAGAACAAAGAAGCTGAAAAGTTGTAACCTTTCATGTTCTTCCTCAAGACTTGTAAGGAAGCTAAGAAATCTAAATCCCAATAGCCttcattactttaaaaacaaaaactcatcaataacatttttttaagatttctttattacATATAGTGCTCTACCTTTATTACATATAGTGCCTGCATATACCCCTgtaggccggaagagggcaccatacttcattacaaatggttgtgagccactaccatgtggttgccgggaatagaactcaggaacAACAGGcagcactcttaacccctgagacatctctccagccccagccttcaTCACTTCTAAATCACATCAGATAAAATCTTCGAGACCAAGAGAATTACaaaactaaataattaaataaataaaaatccagtcATTTAGTAGTcactttttcatatttaatacaACTCAAGTGTTGGAACTAGTTTGCCATATTTCATGTCAAGTACAGCTTTTACACACGTAGACATTTTGTGTGGCATCTTCACACACTCTAAAACATTTGCCTCAAATGAAACATCTGCATTGACTGCAAATGTTTCAAATTTGAAGATATTTGTTTCATTCCTATTTCAAGAATCCCCTGAACTaatacaaaaaattttaaaagaccatctttaaaaaaaaaaaaaaaaaaggaaaaaagaatcctacctttttttttttttttttgcataggcTAAACACTTGAAAAACACTTAAGACTACTAAACCTCAATAGAGAGCTCCATTCACCGTCAGAAAGTTTTACTTAGAAGGTAGagtttggtaatttttttctctaaaataaaatacaattatttataAAGCATAGCATTTGcctaaaataatttaagattatgtatttatttctgacAGTATCAATGTATTATATTTCCTTAAAAACTTATCGAATGTATTAATTTACAAATTAGTACTGAGAATGAAACTAGCATTTGCCTAGTATATGCatctaaataaatgaacaagtgAATGAGTAAACAGAAGTTTCAAAAATAAGTACAAGTGAACTTTTTTGAGATACATTTTTTCTAAACCATCCAAGCTTGAACTATTTCATTTATGAAGGACTGGTGAGTTTATCAAATTAATACCTTCCtgccgggtagtggtggcgcatgcctttaatcccagccttcgggaggcagaggcaggcggatctctgtgagttcaagaccagcctggtctataagagctagttccaggacagcctcgaaaccctgtctcgaaaaaccaaaaacaaacaaacaaacaaacaaacaaacaaaaaattaataccTTCCCTTTTAAATGTATCATTTCAAAATTTAGACTTTTGGTAATAATTGCCTGACTATCCTCAATTTGACGTCTAACAGGCAATGTTTTCTGAGTATATATTCTGAACCAGAGTGTCTTATTTACCTTGGAATTgtataaaacttatttttttaagttaataaagCTATAACTACATTATGtccacctctgcttcctccctCAACCCACCTCCCAACTCTAAAATTGATgacatctttttattattatcattatgtatgtgtataaacataaacatattaatataatcttgagtccatttagtgttgcttgtgtaCGTATTTCAAAGCTGACTACTTGGTATTGGATAGTTAGGGGACTCATCCCTCTCTCggcagtcattagttgcctgtagttctttatctagggTTGAGATCCCATGACATTGACCTTCCATCTTAGCATGGCTATTGGTGTTGTCGTTATTCACGTTTTGTTTGGGCAGTCATTTTGTAGAGGTAGCATGGCCATTTCTAGAAAACAGTCTCACAGCaggcttcctggtcctctggcttttaaTTTTTGCACCCCCTGATCCccagtgttctctgagccttgggtgcaGGAATTATGCTGTAGGTTAATGTATGTTGGGTGTGGTTTTCTGTACTGGTCTCCATTAGCTgcagagagaagcttctttgatgagaggtggCTACGGGTGCgtgccctcccctctcctccctccctcagtgCGCATCACTGAGCTGTGTGTATCCCCGCTCGGACTGGGAGAAGCATGTGTGTAAAAAGCAGGTGGCCTGGTGGCCAAGGAGGCAGCAGGCCTGGAATCCATGGGATGATGGGTGAGTGCGTGCACGCGTGGGCAGGACTCAGGACTGTGGCGGTATGTTCTGTCCCTGACCCGCTTGGTCCTGACCACCTCAGCAGCCTGGGGCACTCACGACATCACAACCTGTGGTGCCTTCGTGTCATCTGTCTCAGGTCCAGCGTGTGGCCCGTCCTAGGTcaggagaccccccccccccaagaccgCGATTAACGTGCAGCCAAGCTCTGCCCCGTGGGGGGTCATCCCCTCCACTATCCCACCTCCCTGACCCGAGTTTGCACAAGCGTGTAGTGTCCTCAATCTGACTGACAGAGACAGGGCCCCCACGAGAGCAGGTGTTCCCTCCTGATGGGCTGGGGCGAGCACCCTCCCCACCTTCGGTTTCCTAACCTGAGCTCACAGCCCATCTGTGTAGCCCCGGGTGTTCACGTGCCGGTCTCTGCAGATGGAGTTTATTCACAAAGTATTATTCAGCACAGACTTAATCTGGGCCCTCACGTCCCCAGGGCCACCAGAGGACTCATGGGGATGGTAGGGACTCCACAGGCCCTCACCCCTGGGAACACACAGTCAGCAAGGGTCTCCATGTGCCTGTGGGGTGAGGTCACCTCAGTGCCTTCCAGCCTGCGGCCAGGGCTCTGCATGACTATGTTGACCCTGTCCTGTGTACAGACGGGTGTGGGAAATGGCCTCATGCCATCGCGTGGGAGAGCGGCCACGTCACATTTGTAAGAATTTCAGAAATTTCACCCCGGCTCCATCACTCAGCAGCAGCCTGGGGTTGGCATAGTCAGACATTAGAGCGTATACAGTGCACAGACACGAGTGGGTTGAGTAGTCAGGTATCATTGGTGGATTGCATGCAGACACGTAAGATGGGGCAGTGCACAGTCAGAGGTTCATGTGTGACACTTGGAAGTGCACAGTGAGATGTTCATGTGTgacactgagacacacacagtcaGATGCTCGTGTGTGACACTGGAGATGCCACAGCTGAGCTCCCAGGCAGTCTCCACAGCTAAACACACACCCGAGTTCCGTACCAGGAACCCATGTGGGGAATGACTGAGCTCCACGCAGGTGGCTTTGAGCGTGAGAcccttgtatacacacacacacacagtgtcactTCAGCTGTGACTAGTGTCTATGGGACAACTCTGCAACTGGTGCTGAGGCCACACATCCCATGTCCTACAAATGCTTGTGCTGAAGCCCAGTGAGTGAGGTCACAGCCCCTGGGTGTCCGTGAAACGTCCACGTGGGCCACCAGGAGACAGTCCGGGACTCCTTCCTCTGGCTCCAGTGGAGTCTCAGGCACAGCATCTGATGCCTGGATGATCCCGACCGCGGTTCAAGTTTCTAGTTCAGGGGCCTCAGGTCACCAGGAAGTGCCCACTTGTCACCAGCAGCCACCGGGCAGCTGTGTGCTCAGAGGTGCTGGAGACTCACCAAAGCTGTAGCTGCGGTGGGGGTGATGGTGACCTCAGGTGTACATGTGACAGGTGTGATGACCCTGGGTGTGCAGGACACAGGTGATGGTGACCTCAGGTGTTTGAGTGACAGGTGTAATGACCCCGGGTGTGCAGGAGACAGGTGTAATGATCCCAGTGTAGTGAGTTGACTACACGTGGTGACCCGAACTCTAGCGGAAAGGAGCCATGTGACTTTCGGCCCAGGCCCCGCCCCCCCCAGGAGGTGCCCAGCCGAAGCTGTGCCAGCCACTCGCTCCCGTGGGGACCCGCTTGCCTGCGACCTTCCAGCATGTTCCTGTCATCCCTCCCCCGCCGGAGCCAGGTGCCCTCTACCCTCCTCCCAGCCCGGAGCCAGACTGGAACCCTCAGAGCGGCGCTGTCGTCCCCGCCCTGCTcgcctttcccttcccctcccggCCCCGCGTCGAGCGCCGCAAGTTCTCCATGCACGTTTCTCGTCCTCCTGGTCCTCCGGCTCCTACGCCGCGGCCCAGCAGCTCGGAGCTCCGCGCCGACATCCAGGACCTGGAAGAACCTGGGAAGGAGAGCCGGGAAAGGAGCTGCTCTCACAACTGGGGATGGGCGCCAGGAGGGGGTGGGTGGAGCCCGAGGAGGAGGAGCTGCTGAGCGCAGAGTCGCTGCGGCTCGCCGCCTCCCAGCACGTGTGCGTCCTGCATCCTGACGACAATTGCCCGGCCGGAAGGACGCCTCGCGTCACAGGTCACCTGAAGGGCGAGGGCAGGACCGGGCGGGGAAGTCGGAAGGAACGAGAACCCCTGGCAGGGGCGTGAAGACAGTGGAGAGGGGTAACGGAAGAGGCGGGCACTAGGGCGGAAGTGCGTACTGAAGCCGGAAGGGAGATGTTGCGGGCCTGACGGAGACAGGCTCCTTGGGCTGGGCTATCTGAAAAGGCGGAGTGGAGGCGAAACTGATGTGAATAGGAAGGGGGCGGAGCTTGAGGGTGGCGTGGGGCGGGACCTGGGTGAGCATGGGGCGGGGTCTGGGTAATCAGGCTTTTTCGCACTGGTGGCTTCTGCTGCAGCCTCTGCGATGTTTCGGGGTCCCCCTCCTGCCTCCCGCCGTCCCGGGGTCTGTGTGAGCCGCGGCCCCCGACGGAAGCCGGCTGTCCTCTCTCAGAGTGGCATATGACGGAGCCCGTCGCGTGCGCTGCTTGCCTTTTCGGTGGTGGTGCGGGCCCGGGCCCCCAACAGCAGCCCCTGACAGCAGGCAAGGGCAACTTCCAGGACCTGACGAGTGAGTCGCCCGTCAGGCAGCAGAGCCGTGATCAGACCGTGTGGTGGGTCCCGGGGACACGAGCCCCACCGCTGTGGGGAGACACCACCCCCTCAACCCCCCTGTAGGTCTCGGGGCAGGCCCAGCACTGTCGGGTGgtaggagggagcaggaagtgtCACCCCGTCCAGGTCCCTCACAGTCTCAGTctgcgcacgcacgcacacagtgTTCCTGCCTATGCAGGCCTCTATACGCATGCTGTGCTGCCCTCTATGCGTGTGTAGTCttccatatacatgtgtgtgcccctCTGTGTGTAGGATGTGCAGCCCCGGGACAGCCCACCTCTGATGGACCCTTCTCCACCCACGAGGTGAGGTGGCAGCATGCTAAGGGTGGTTCTGACAGCAGGTGGTCGGCTGTGAGAACAGGACCTGCAGAGCCTCACCACCCCTTCCTCCGAGCTTGGCCACAGGCCCGGGCCCCCTGATTCCCCGTATGCTCATGCTCGCCTCTCTGTAGAAGGAACTGGGGGCCACCTGGGTCGTGGAGGTCTTCCACAGATTCACCGACATCCTGCATGTCTTCCACTGTAACGCTCCCCACCAAGGAGGCCAGGCTGCAATTGGCGCTGGCTGAAACCCCCCTCCTCAGGTGGGTCACCCCCACTCCCAACATGCCTTGGTCATTATTGAGGCAAACATGAGACAGGTGGTGCTTGTCGATCTCCACAGACTTGCTTTGGTGGTGTCCAGTGCCCCCTCCGGTACAGAGACCCCGGCTATACACCTCCTTGGTGGTGGAAGCCCTGGGAAGACTTGACTCTGGCCAGCAGGGATCCACTAAGCGTTTAAATCCCAGGTCTACCTTGAGCAGCAGTTCTGCCTGGCTGGACCATGAAGGAAGGGGCTCCTGTACATCATGGTGTCAGGTAAGGCTGCCAGCTGCCATGGTGGGGAACACCGACTGAATGGTGCCCCAGCTATTGTGGTAGGGCACACTGATAACCACCATGCTGACCACCCCTCTCCCCACAGCTGGCTATACAAGGAGGCCACCATTCAGCTGGTGCAGGAGCTGCCGGAGACCACCGCTGCTCATGTCACCATTGTCATCATCACCCAGGCCCAGGCTGTTCCCTGATGACAACCTATagtccctccccttcctttctcccagaATGGCTGGCAGCTCATTAAAGCAGGATTTGCATTCTCCCCCTTCTCAGCATGGCTGTGTTGGGGCTTTGTGGAGGGTCCAAGTCACTGGGGGCGGTGGGTGTGGAGGGTCCCTAAGGGGAGGACAGACACAAGTAAGGTCACTTCACCCCACACCCTGGTTGCGCCTCTGAATCATGTGACAGGGACACAGTTCCATCCTCTCAGCTTCAGACTCAGTAGCATCCCTgaagacttggggggggggggatccaaCCTCTTGGGACACCTTTTAACTCTCTGACCTGAAAAATGCACTAATACTGAGGATACAGGGTCACGAGTCATGTGTCAGGTTTCTCTGCAGGGAGATAGTGGAAATTCCCAACAAGCATAggatgt
Encoded here:
- the LOC100773017 gene encoding uncharacterized protein LOC100773017 isoform X2, whose amino-acid sequence is MTEPVACAACLFGGGAGPGPQQQPLTAGKGNFQDLTNLLWWCPVPPPVQRPRLYTSLVVEALGRLDSGQQGSTKRLNPRSTLSSSSAWLDHEGRGSCTSWCQLAIQGGHHSAGAGAAGDHRCSCHHCHHHPGPGCSLMTTYSPSPSFLPEWLAAH